Genomic DNA from Porites lutea chromosome 4, jaPorLute2.1, whole genome shotgun sequence:
AACAGCTGATATAATGATTCTAGATTCCAGCTTAAAGGAAAACACGATCATCTGTTATTTTCGCTACATTATTTTCCAAAATTGAAAAGAGGACTCTGATTTTCGGAAAACAAAGATATAAGCAGTTGCTTTGTTGGAACTACCGGTGTGAGAGGGCAAAATAAAACCATCTGAACCTGTCCAAATACAGCCTACACGTAACAACATCTTTTCTCAAAACAACAAACCTACCGAAAGATGCATTTGACAAGACATACATGTGCAGCTGAGAATTAAATTAAATCGGAAATTTTCTTCCTTAATTCTCTttaacataataataatttattaagaCTTACATGTACGCAAAAGCAAATACAGTTTTTTATTTGCGTTGCAACACCTTCACATGTAACTCAACTTGAACATTGAGATTATATTAAAGTTATATGATAGCATCGCAAACATTTGAGCAATCTTAAAGGTCGAAAACACTGCATACACCGACTAAACAGGACTGTCAACGATCTAAAGGAACTGGCGATTCAAAATGCAAGGTGGAAACAAAGCAATTCACTGTGCTTGGCAGATAACAAAGGAGTGACGACAACATTTGGCTCTCTATAACACTCGCAATACAGTAGACCACGTAAATGCAAAGGACAACAAACTCATGAACGTAAACTCGCTGTATagtgagaaaagagaaaaacaagacTGAAAGTAGTTAAGTACAAGTAAAAGATTTACATGTTTCACTCTGCCGtatgatgaagaagaaaaataaaaacaaatgcacGTACTGTAAGGTTAACCCGTGTCATTTTCACGTACACTAGATGTTCCTGATTTAAGCTCAATATTCCGAGAAAAGAGACTTTTTCTGGTAGAaagggttaatttttttctttctacccGTCGATAACATGCACAAACCCCAAGCATGCATCCCCGATTACGATGAAAACAACAATGAAGCATTCAAACACAGATGCTATTCCAGAACTTACCACAACGTTGTGGTCGTAACTGCCGAAGCCGTTCGTATACCCATTCGAGTACGCCGTGTTACTTTGAAAACCATTTCGAAATGAGCCTTGAGACGTCCCCTGTTGCCCTGCATTCTTGACCTGAAGGTTCTGGAGCTGTTGTTGGGCCATTATTTCTGCGGCGGTGAGCGTTTCGCGTTCATCCTCTTCTTCGAGTAGTTGTTCAATACATGTGCGGATGAACTCTTCTTCAAGAAGCTGTTCCTCTACTTGGCGATCAAAGTCATCCATGTTCTCCATCCACATATACTCAGCAAACGGATCTTGCTTGGCCTTGTTTTCTTCCATTCTAACGAAACACTGAAGCGGAGTCGGTATATCAAGCACGAAACTCACTACTTCCGAAGTACACACCGACGTAAAAGCCAATTCTCTGGTCACCtgtgtttcagccaatcaggaagCGCGCAGCTGACAGGCGGCATAACATAACACGTAAATATGGCGCTTGACTTGCTCGTGATGCAAGCTTCTTTTGTGTGGGCAAGGACATCGCCGAAAATCAACGGATTACTTCTTCTGCTTCGGGATTAAATCTCTAAGTTCTATTTATAAGTCAACGCCAGCAAATTGAGGCAGGATAATTCTTTGCTATTCTAAATCAATGCGTTATAAAATTGGCGCAATGCCACAAAACTTGAAAAGTCGATATTTGTATCACAAGTCGCGAAAGTATGTGGTTGTTTCACCGGAAAGCACTTATTATTTCCTAACATCTTCCTTTATGAAATTCACTTCCGTACCTTTCGCCACACCTTGTCCACCGAAACGTGCTGATGAAAACACTAAAAATATCATGACAGAGCAATTGGACAAGACCAAAATTACAGATGTATTTCACGAAAAGTATTAAAAATTGTACGTaatgtttaaaaataattctaCCTTAGATTAATTCTTAAATGTAAGCTTATTTTACCAAGAAATAATTATATATAGATGCCATACTATTTTCTTTTATCACACTATTATTATAAACTCAACATAATAATCACTCATCACCAATGTGATTATGATTTTCCGTCATTCAATACTGTTACAGTAAGGAGtaaggagcccaaaagtgtaAACGCTTTCGATTTTATATTCACATTCTTTCGcacagatttaatccaatcagaagccagctggaaaccgtcctcgacttctgattggttaatgtctgcatgaaagaatgtgagttaattaaaggaggtcacTCCTTTAGGCTCCTTGTTGAAaaaatcattatcatcatcatcatcatcctcatcattaCTGAGCAGCGGCAGGATCGTATTACCTCTTCTAATTCAGGGTATTTGTACCACCCCCTTCCCAATCTCcacatcaccaccaccaccgccttCTTGTATAGCCCCACCCAATTTTGTCCCGCGGACCAAAAAGCCAAAAGTCTCTGGGTACGAAAATTGCAATGAGTATCGATCCCATCACGGTTGATTCGTCCACAGTCGTCCCTTATCATTTGTTAGCAGTAACAGAAAGGTCGCGGGAGGCTTTTACGGCATCTCGGGGAAGAGGACAATgaagaaagagaaggaaaaggaaGACACTCCCCTTTTCCTTCCTCTCATCTCCCCCTCTGCGCATCTCCTACGCGCTTCCCTCGTTAATACTGTACCAACGCAATGGAAACAgcggttgtttaccatttactcAACGTTTACGACAAGTATGGTTGAAAAGGCAGAAACGCAATACGGCTTTTCATGTCGTTCCAGTGGAAAGTTTCCGGGAGCAACAGAACATCTGAAATGGTAGTCCTGTTCTTCCAGACCAAGAGAGAATCTTGTCCAGACGGAATGTTCCAAACagaaattcgtgttccatttgTGAAAAGCCTTTGACCTGTGAATTTTTGTTACCATTTGCATTGCACATACTGTAAACCGACCGGTTTGCCTGTGTAAAGTGGTAAGCAACCAGTTGGTCTGGCCTTTCTTTGTGTGGTCACTAAGcgactgacaagcgacgcgaacgacttcgtaaatgctaaaagccatgccagaaagaaacctctgctcgcggGGTACAGAAGTACCCGATTCACACCGGCATAACACATCAACACTAAATTAACTGAATCAGTAATAATAAACTAtgtttaataattcttttttccattccaaaacagttttaaaaaatacttcaCTTAAAAACTTTGATAGCTACAAGTTTAACTCTATACTTCCACGTAGAGTACGTAGAGTAACAGAGGTTTCATTAGGTCTTAATCAGTATCTCATTTAGTCCTTATATTTGCACACTGACGTCCTCGCACCAATTAAATATATTacattgaaaaaaagacaagaaaggaCCCAGATGCACTAAAGACAACCTATTGAACCATTTTAGCAGATCGCAGTTTTTAAGGTAACGACAAAAACTCTGCAGCTCACACGTGCTCCTTTCAAACAATCAATGAGAATGAGCCCAGTTTTCTTATACCCTGCGAGGAGATGCTACAAGTTCGCAGTGTGTAGCCTCTACTCGCAGGGCGGgtctgcctcgtacccagacgtctctctcgcgcgcgcaaaggaaggcgggaaggagactgctgtctgtacccttcccatggtcccttgcggctCATTACCAGTCGCTCGCCTCTACCTTGccaaaaacgaagcgcctgaggtgGAGGCTGAGGCCGGGTAGTTTCCCTTGAAATAAAAGAGACCCTTCAATTCAATGACGAGAACGACTACTcggagtacgagatttgactgaaagttttttcgcgtactCTCAAACAACAGACTCTCAGAAAacttcattgtacttttgaatcaaaagaaaagttatcactgttatttttattgaaggaggttaagccctctcccgatcgaaaaatgataaatttacaaacatttgataacttgcccgccactacgacattatCGCTAAAAActtgtagtagaatgacgacggctatcacgttttcctgCCAAACTGACGCTCCCTCACTGGCAAggactacttagtattgagaaaatcttgtactcgtcttagaatccaAAGgtctctaaaaacaaaaaaaccgtcAGAAGTGGCAAAATCCAATTGCTAAAACCTAGTTTTATAGCTATTTAAGAGAACTTTCCCCAAAATCAAATTTGAAGTACGTGTATTTCAACTTGCACTTTAAGCCTGAAACATTTCCTCTCTTTTGCGGATGGATTTTAACCCGTTTATTTGAAGACCAGAAATAACTACAAACTCTCTGCAACATCTGTTCATAATATTTGACAAATCAGAGAAAGAATTCTCTATTGTGTCACTTGCGTCTTTGTACACGAAGCAATCGTGTGCAATGCGCAAGTATTCTGTACATTGTATAATTTAGCCAATAAATGAATAAACTGCATGTTATCTACCATTGTGAGGTCCGAGTCTTGCTGGTGGACAACAAAGGACAGGAAAAGCTACCTCTTAAAACCAAACACAGGTTTACAACATAAACTCGATGAACTACAATTCATTTCCACCCTCGAGAAACAAAATCTGACTTTACAACACAAACACTCGAACTTTAAACTTTGTGTCCGAGTTAGCTGTGTGTATTATGAAGACAACAATTAATCcttaacctgttccaggctccaaggcCCCTCAACCACTCAGCCGGGTCAACTTTAGCcagcgtttatatgagaaaaagGTTTATCCCTTTACGCGAGTCAACAGCACCCGCACATGCTCTGACTGTTTAAGACAgcgctcgcgcatgctctgattgtctcgccttgaccgGGTTGACCCGGCTGGGCGCGGCAAAGTGTTTTATGGAGAGAAGTTGACCTGGAtaggagggtgaccctaccATCACAAAAGGATGAACCCGGCTAGGTGCGCCACCCTTTTAGCGGAGCCAACTTTTTGCTTCGTGTGTAAAGGGTTCGCTAGGATTGTAAGGAaatgaaaagttggctcgcccagggtagctctGGCAGGCGGGTGACCCTTCTGCCTGGGACAACtttttactgggctgcctgtggcaggCCCAGTCAGTcggagggaagacacgaggtctgggaccaagaaacgatgttctcacaggCCCGTGAAtcgggatcaatgggcagttgactgtctgttttagtaaacTTCTCGTTTTCATACAAAATACATTATTCCTGTCTAGTGATAGCAGCCAAGTGAATTCGACTTTCGGCGGGTCTAGTCTACAACTGTACATATAAATAAGCCGTAAGAAAGTAATGTGCAGTGATCGTACTGAACTGATGCAAAAAAACGCGCGAGAAAATGGGCTTTTCCCGCCACCGCCTCCTTCCCAAGTTCACGCACGTCTTGTTTTTACTTGGCATTTTTTACAGGCGTTCCACTCCCTCCTATCTGAGAGCGTGGCACAAGTCAACCAGGGCTGCATTACGAGGCTGTCAATAGACCTCTTCAGCTTGAACGCTTTATTTCCTTGATATATGtcatgtgataaaaaaaatctttctttttaaaattagtctCCCGATTTCGTCTTATTCACGTGCACACATAAATCAGGAAAGACAAAGGACAAATTTCTTTGACGCCTGCACTGGGAAAACATTAACATACTAGCTAAGGATTTCACTGATACCTAAATTCTCCATCAAAAGTTACCTTTAGCTTGTGTAGCTGTTGGTATTGTTATGCCTGGGGTACTTTCTGAATCAAtttaagtttctgggaaactgcccacctacccctcccctaagccatcattttgccctaagtgagaagtaagtgttattgttagcttaggggaggggaaggtgggcagtttccttgAAATCTAAATTGATCCTACTTTCTTAGTACCAGGTCATCAAGAAGGGAGATGAGAAGGAGTGaggggttaaccctttaagccccaatatccacatacaaattctccaaactgatctctatacatttcctttaagaattagttaagagaatttgataaaagatcaaagtattttctcttgggtgatcattttattataaattctcataacctaatctcatGACAATACATATGGATATCATAAGGAGAAatttgctgttggtcactattcagacttaaagggttaacttgCTCCCAGTCTTCTTGCAACTCTGCcactaaaaaactaaaattctagCCCACTAAGCCCGTCAGCTAAACAGGCTAAAGTACTTTAAATTTCCTGTTTCTTGGACAGGTCAAGGTATTAGGATTCAACTATAATTTACAGATgctgataacaataataatatacttttttaaaaaacctcaACATATTGGTGAGGAACCtaatatgtttttgttcttgttggcAGATACCCTTCTGTTTTCCTGGACAGGAAGTTAAACAGTGCTAGGATTCCCTGTCTGCGACTGGATCTCTGGCCAGGATAGGCATAATCTGGTTCTATAAatcgaagataaaaaaaatgagtatGAAAGTGGTCTGATACATTTACTCCACATTGTAAATTAAGACCTCACAAAATGATGTTTCTGTCACTAGATATTTGAAGTGGATTTTCTCCAACAAGACTAGCTACCACTCAACTCAATACATCAGTTTTTTGAGTCCCTCTGTGGTGACTGTTTTACCTCCCagtaaatagaggatattacatggctgcgcagagatacaaaatttctcttcgagtgttgaaaaatatttcacgagtgagtgCAGCgaatgagtgaaatatttttttccaacacgagaagagaaatttcgtaaaacaaagtaaaaacggtaaatttacttccaactagaAGGCTAGCCCAGTCGATTTTGagacacaaatttccctccgaatataagcccctcaaaaaatgagcccctcaaaaagggtctttgaaaaatataagccccagggcttattttcggaattttacggtacctgaTATCAACTGGagaggctttttttttttcaaagcagtGCAAAGTCTTTGACTATGTTCACACTAAACTGGATAGCTTTTTGTGccgaaaagaaaagcaaaccgTTATACATGTAGTCACAAACACCTATTCGATATGTGTCTCTCCACATTAGAGATCGATCGGCATGGTGCAGCATCGCTCTGTTACAGAAATTGTCCCAAAACCACTGTTCTGTGTGAACAGAAACCTTATCCGGTATGTTTCTGTGCCAGTGCAAAAGCTGTAAGGTTAGAGCAATCGCATAGGAAAAAAAGTGAATATAACTTCTTAGGAAAATTACTTTTGGGGGGGACTTGCTCTCAGTTGGCTTGTTAGTTCAATGGGCAGAGCATTGCACCAGTATCACAGAGCTCAAGGGTTCAAAATTCACACGAGCCTGTATTTTTTCAAGCATTCTTTTCTCAACTGCAATAATTGATAATCTTTTTTCAATGAATTCTTCACCCAGCAGTTCCCATATATAATTTTCATACATTCATAATTTCATCGTCATTCTTTCATAGCTTTAGGACAAACCTACTCAACGACTTGCTCCCAGCTGGCTTGTTAACTCAAAAAATTGTAGAGTGCTGCACCGGTATGGCAGAGTTCAGGATTCAAATTCTATaaaagcctgaatttttttcaggctttcttcctacaactgcaaaagttgcatcTTTAACTGCACAATGatgttttttcatttaaattctTCACCCTGCagttcctatatcttatttaccCCCCATA
This window encodes:
- the LOC140933323 gene encoding polyadenylate-binding protein-interacting protein 2-like, producing the protein MEENKAKQDPFAEYMWMENMDDFDRQVEEQLLEEEFIRTCIEQLLEEEDERETLTAAEIMAQQQLQNLQVKNAGQQGTSQGSFRNGFQSNTAYSNGYTNGFGSYDHNVVEKSKLNPNAKVFVPKARTS